One region of Quercus lobata isolate SW786 chromosome 2, ValleyOak3.0 Primary Assembly, whole genome shotgun sequence genomic DNA includes:
- the LOC115974375 gene encoding jasmonate O-methyltransferase-like — MEVVEVLHMNKGAGETSYAKNSKVQSKIISITKTVTEEAIIELLCKNFPESMGIADLGCSSGPNTLTVISEIIDIIYSKCSNLGCPTPEFRICLNDLYSNDFNDVFGSLPAFYNKLKEEKGTDFGQCFITGVPGSFYGRLFPRKSMHFVHSSSSLHWLSQVPPGLDRKASTAINKGRIYISKTSPQSVLDSYMLQFQKDFSLFLKSRSHEIVPGGCMVLSFTGRKSMDPTAIESCHQWELLAQALMNMVPEGLIPEEKVDTFNAPYYGPCAEELELEVQKEGSFIMDRLEAFEIDWDGGVDMPNTINGTLSSGQRVAKTIRAVIESMLESHFGRDIMDDLFQRHADLVDKHLAKTRTKYTNLVIHLVRKG; from the exons ATGGAAGTCGTGGAAGTACTTCACATGAACAAGGGGGCAGGCGAAACTAGCTATGCTAAGAACTCAAAAGTTCAG agcAAGATAATATCTATCACAAAGACTGTAACCGAGGAAGCCATAATTGAACTATTGTGCAAAAATTTTCCGGAGAGCATGGGCATTGCTGACTTGGGTTGCTCATCGGGACCCAACACCTTAACTGTGATCTCAGAGATAATAGATATCATATATTCCAAATGCAGCAACCTAGGCTGCCCAACTCCAGAATTTAGAATCTGCTTGAATGATCTTTATAGCAACGATTTCAATGATGTATTTGGGTCATTACCAGCTTTCTACAACAAACTGAAGGAAGAGAAGGGTACGGATTTTGGGCAGTGTTTCATTACAGGTGTGCCTGGTTCTTTCTATGGTAGATTGTTTCCGAGAAAAAGCATGCACTTTGTGCACTCTTCTTCCAGCCTCCACTGGCTCTCTCAG GTTCCTCCTGGGCTGGACCGCAAGGCTAGCACAGCCATAAACAAGGGGAGGATATACATATCCAAGACCAGCCCACAAAGCGTCTTAGATTCATACATGCTGCAATTCCAGAAGGATTTTTCACTATTCCTCAAATCACGTTCGCATGAAATAGTACCGGGAGGGTGCATGGTCTTGTCGTTCACGGGCAGGAAATCTATGGACCCTACTGCCATAGAAAGTTGCCATCAATGGGAACTCCTCGCCCAGGCATTGATGAACATGGTCCCAGAG GGTCTAATCCCAGAGGAAAAGGTAGACACATTCAATGCACCCTATTATGGTCCATGTGCCGAAGAGCTAGAATTAGAGGTACAAAAAGAAGGATCATTCATTATGGATCGGCTGGAAGCGTTTGAGATTGATTGGGATGGAGGTGTAGATATGCCAAACACAATTAATGGGACACTTTCAAGTGGGCAGCGAGTGGCCAAGACCATAAGGGCTGTGATTGAGTCAATGCTGGAATCTCATTTTGGAAGAGATATAATGGATGATTTATTTCAGAGGCATGCTGATTTAGTGGACAAGCACTTGGCAAAAACTAGAACCAAGTACACAAACTTGGTCATTCACCTTGTAAGAAAGGGTTGA